In the genome of Flavobacteriales bacterium, one region contains:
- a CDS encoding type IX secretion system membrane protein PorP/SprF, giving the protein MKNIPILYKILLIRSLLLCIFFFSSPPSGHAQFYRSPNANYTEDQLWYHPAYSGAEGRPVIQTTVRAIDAILFPNWEANFMGISLSADLPLPTHPAAGIGVNYINYVSVFGSLGEQKLSLPLSYRIYKQDSLTWLRLGIQPTCFYEMGIYDFTPDPFHPLPPIVNPGKSTHHAIALGWDLGAWFELKGAWFTGLTFHNVRRPKLRYKYITDHIEQQWCFVTGGRFKLNNKFTLSPTFRYDLVKEGTPYRINWVADADWRLGLSLYGTRGNYYTLISALSGDEIIFASGIACSNHVVLMINLDYFADSFYYIISKNGNLDVEAGVKLRLGKK; this is encoded by the coding sequence ATGAAAAACATTCCTATCCTATACAAGATACTACTGATTCGTTCCCTCCTGCTTTGCATATTCTTTTTCTCATCCCCACCTTCTGGTCATGCCCAATTTTATAGGTCTCCAAACGCCAATTATACGGAAGACCAGTTGTGGTATCATCCCGCCTATTCAGGAGCCGAGGGTCGCCCGGTGATCCAAACTACGGTTCGGGCCATTGATGCCATCTTATTCCCCAACTGGGAAGCCAACTTCATGGGCATTTCACTTTCTGCAGATTTGCCTTTACCTACACATCCTGCAGCCGGCATCGGCGTTAATTATATCAATTATGTATCCGTCTTTGGCAGTTTAGGGGAACAAAAGCTGAGTTTACCACTTTCCTACAGGATCTATAAGCAAGATTCCCTTACCTGGCTTCGCCTCGGGATACAACCAACATGCTTTTATGAAATGGGCATCTATGACTTCACTCCGGACCCTTTTCACCCACTACCCCCAATTGTAAATCCGGGTAAATCCACCCATCATGCCATTGCACTGGGCTGGGATCTCGGCGCATGGTTTGAATTGAAAGGTGCATGGTTTACCGGCCTTACGTTCCATAACGTAAGGCGCCCCAAACTGAGATACAAATATATAACCGATCATATTGAACAACAGTGGTGCTTTGTCACCGGGGGCAGATTTAAGCTGAACAACAAGTTCACCCTTTCACCTACTTTTCGCTATGACCTCGTCAAAGAAGGGACTCCTTATCGTATAAATTGGGTGGCGGATGCGGACTGGCGGCTGGGATTGTCATTATATGGCACCCGTGGCAATTACTATACGCTCATTTCCGCATTGTCCGGAGATGAAATCATTTTTGCTTCCGGCATCGCCTGCAGCAATCACGTGGTGCTGATGATCAACCTGGATTATTTTGCCGATTCTTTTTACTACATTATTTCAAAAAATGGAAACCTGGACGTCGAAGCAGGCGTGAAGTTGCGTTTGGGCAAGAAATAG